A single genomic interval of Xylanibacillus composti harbors:
- a CDS encoding flavin reductase family protein, which translates to MLVIDPAALTARENYQLLTASVIPRPIALVTTLSQEGVLNAAPFSYFSIVASDPPLLSVSVQRKQGVRKDTARNAVERKAFVVHIVDETNVHAANEAAASLPPNESEMPRAGFTPVASAAIEVPGIQEAKIRMECVLEQAIGLGGAGEQEPACDLLIGRVVRFHFAEEVYLNGIVAADRLQPVSRLGGSDYAVLGKRFALERP; encoded by the coding sequence ATGCTCGTCATCGATCCTGCGGCGCTGACCGCCCGCGAGAATTATCAGCTGCTCACCGCCAGCGTGATTCCAAGGCCGATTGCGCTGGTCACGACGCTCTCCCAAGAGGGTGTCTTGAATGCTGCGCCGTTCAGTTATTTCTCCATTGTCGCAAGCGATCCGCCGCTGCTGTCCGTTTCTGTTCAACGCAAGCAGGGTGTCAGGAAGGATACGGCGCGCAATGCGGTCGAGAGGAAAGCATTCGTGGTTCATATTGTGGATGAAACGAATGTGCATGCGGCGAATGAGGCGGCAGCCAGCTTGCCGCCCAATGAAAGCGAGATGCCGCGCGCAGGATTTACTCCTGTTGCTAGTGCGGCCATCGAGGTTCCAGGCATCCAGGAAGCAAAGATTCGCATGGAATGCGTGCTGGAACAAGCTATTGGCCTTGGCGGCGCTGGCGAACAAGAGCCTGCCTGCGATTTGTTGATCGGCCGGGTTGTTCGCTTTCACTTCGCCGAAGAGGTGTATCTGAATGGCATTGTGGCAGCCGACCGACTTCAGCCGGTAAGCCGTTTAGGTGGCAGTGACTACGCTGTTCTGGGCAAGCGGTTTGCCCTGGAGCGTCCGTAA